The following are encoded together in the Synchiropus splendidus isolate RoL2022-P1 chromosome 7, RoL_Sspl_1.0, whole genome shotgun sequence genome:
- the LOC128762736 gene encoding gamma-glutamyl hydrolase: MGLTEWVFLFFLCLCSSSINSKPTAKHHVTANDRPIIGILTMIVMDKDLKPFGETFIAASYVKYMESGGCRVVPIKLTLTDSEYENIFNKINGLLLIGGAIDIETSEFARVAKIFYKLALEANNKGDYFPIWGTCLGMQLLTALVAGKDLLSITPAENDMMPLNLTQEAYTSNMFADFPSDMLTAVAKEPLTGNFHKYGMSVTTFQGNEDLRSFFSILSTNMAHNGVEFISTFEGKKYPFYGVQWHPEVSCYKWSRNKNVPHSPNAVRLTALLAGFFVNEGRRSLHRFDDIEEEEAALIYNYQPVFIGNISGHEQAYFFRNST, encoded by the exons ATGGGATTAACAGAGtgggtttttctattttttctgtgtttgtgttcctctAGTATCAATTCAAAGCCAACTGCCAAGCACCATGTGACCGCCAACGACAGACCCATCATTG GGATTCTGACGATGATAGTCATGGACAAAGACCTCAAACCATTTGGTGAGACTTTCATAGCAGCATCCTATGTGAAGTACATGGAGTCAGGGGGCTGCAGAGTGGTGCCCATCAA GCTGACACTGACTGATTCAGAGTATGAAAACATCTTCAACAAGATAAATGG CCTCCTGCTGATCGGTGGAGCGATCGACATCGAGACGTCAGAGTTCGCCAGGGTGGCCAAGATCTTCTACAAGCTCGCTTTGGAG GCTAACAACAAGGGAGACTACTTCCCCATCTGGGGTACCTGCTTAGGCATGCAGCTGCTGACGGCACTGGTGGCAGGGAAGGACCTATTGTCCATTACTCCAGCGGAGAACGACATGATGCCTCTGAACCTCACCCAAG AGGCATACACAAGCAACATGTTCGCTGACTTCCCAAGTGACATGCTCACGGCTGTGGCCAAAGAACCCCTGACTGGGAACTTCCATAAATACGGAATGTCTGTGACG ACCTTTCAAGGAAACGAAGACCTGAGAAGCTTCTTCTCAATTCTGTCAACAAACATGGCTCACAATGGAGTTGAGTTCATCTCCACCTTTGAGG GCAAGAAATATCCCTTCTACGGAGTCCAGTGGCACCCAGAGGTCAGCTGTTACAAGTGGAGCAGGAACAAGAACGTGCCTCACTCTCCCAATGCAGTTCGCCTGACCGCCTTGCTGGCAGGGTTTTTCGTCAATGAAG GGCGGAGAAGTCTCCATCGCTTCGATGACATcgaagaagaagaggcagcGCTGATCTACAACTACCAGCCGGTGTTCATTGGAAACATATCGGGACACGAGCAGGCCTACTTCTTCAGAAATTCTACATAG
- the rnf122 gene encoding RING finger protein 122 isoform X2 codes for MHPFQWCNGCFCGLGLVYSNKSCTMPPITFHDLPLNIYMVIFGTGIFVFILSLIFCCYFISKLRHQAQSERFGYREVVLKGDPKKLNLHGTCAVCLEDFKVRDELGVLPCQHAFHRKCLVKWLEVRCVCPMCNKPIAGPPEQHHSIGTLLDELV; via the exons ATGCACCCGTTCCAGTGGTGTAACG GGTGCTTCTGTGGTCTGGGACTGGTTTACTCCAACAAGTCTTGCACCATGCCGCCCATCACCTTCCATGACCTGCCTCTCAACATCTACATGGTCATCTTCGGCACAGGCAtcttcgtcttcatcctcagccTCATCTTCTGCTGCTACTTCATcag CAAACTCAGACATCAAGCACAAAGTGAGCGGTTTGGCTACAGAGAA GTGGTTTTGAAAGGAGATCCAAAGAAGTTGAACCTTCACGGG ACGTGTGCCGTCTGTCTGGAGGACTTCAAAGTGAGGGATGAGCTGGGAGTGTTGCCATGCCAACATGCCTTTCACAGGAA GTGTCTGGTGAAGTGGTTGGAGGTCCGTTGTGTCTGCCCCATGTGCAACAAACCCATAGCAGGACCCCCGGAGCAGCACCACAGCATCGGGACTCTGCTGGATGAACTGGTGTAG
- the rnf122 gene encoding RING finger protein 122 isoform X1, whose amino-acid sequence MHPFQWCNGCFCGLGLVYSNKSCTMPPITFHDLPLNIYMVIFGTGIFVFILSLIFCCYFISKLRHQAQSERFGYREVVLKGDPKKLNLHGQTCAVCLEDFKVRDELGVLPCQHAFHRKCLVKWLEVRCVCPMCNKPIAGPPEQHHSIGTLLDELV is encoded by the exons ATGCACCCGTTCCAGTGGTGTAACG GGTGCTTCTGTGGTCTGGGACTGGTTTACTCCAACAAGTCTTGCACCATGCCGCCCATCACCTTCCATGACCTGCCTCTCAACATCTACATGGTCATCTTCGGCACAGGCAtcttcgtcttcatcctcagccTCATCTTCTGCTGCTACTTCATcag CAAACTCAGACATCAAGCACAAAGTGAGCGGTTTGGCTACAGAGAA GTGGTTTTGAAAGGAGATCCAAAGAAGTTGAACCTTCACGGG CAGACGTGTGCCGTCTGTCTGGAGGACTTCAAAGTGAGGGATGAGCTGGGAGTGTTGCCATGCCAACATGCCTTTCACAGGAA GTGTCTGGTGAAGTGGTTGGAGGTCCGTTGTGTCTGCCCCATGTGCAACAAACCCATAGCAGGACCCCCGGAGCAGCACCACAGCATCGGGACTCTGCTGGATGAACTGGTGTAG